A portion of the Gemmatimonas sp. UBA7669 genome contains these proteins:
- a CDS encoding heavy metal translocating P-type ATPase → MTTANITHPRPAAPPASSEKVVIPVSGMTCAACQGRVQRTLAKAPGVVDASVNLMMGNATIAYDASATSPDLLVERIRATGYGAELPTMDRTAFEEQAARDAATAEEFRELRAKAWASGIAGLLAMLLSMPLMGIMSADHHGPVADPFMRWAMESMTPTLQSALPWLYAIPASVLSWGLLLVTFGVMAWAGRHFYTRAWAAFRHHSADMNTLVAVGTGAAFVYSVVATVAPGFFVRNGVTPDVYYEAVIIIIALILTGNAFEARAKRETSTALRALANLQPKTARVLRGEAEEDVPVESVRADDMILVRPGERVPVDGELTSGESAVDESMLTGESLPVTKRIGDRVIGGTINRTGAFRYRATTLGETSVLAQIVRLMRDAQGSRAPIQRLADRISAIFVPVVVSIAVATFAAWFVAVHTTGGGTGEAAVRAFAAAVAVLIIACPCAMGLAVPTAVMVSTGKGAELGVLIKGGEALQRAGDITTVVLDKTGTVTEGRPAVTDVEVVRDSTLASEEMLALVASLETMSEHPLADALVRHARERGLPVDTPEAFESHTGRGATGVVRGRALAVGNEALMQDYAVDIAPLRSTGHRLGDEGKTAMYVAIDGALAGVVAVADPIRATSRAAIQRLQRLGLDVVMLTGDNQRTADAVAREAGIARVVAGVLPAGKVTEIERLQADGRVVAMVGDGINDAPALAKADIGIAMGSGTDIAVEAADVALMRGDLAGVVDAIRLSRRTMRTMKQNLFWAFAYNVVGIPVAAGLLFPVTGLLLSPILASAAMAFSSVSVVMNSLRLRRFRAATA, encoded by the coding sequence ATGACCACCGCGAATATCACGCACCCGCGGCCCGCTGCGCCTCCGGCATCATCGGAGAAGGTCGTCATCCCGGTCTCGGGCATGACGTGCGCCGCCTGCCAGGGTCGCGTTCAGCGGACGTTAGCCAAGGCACCCGGGGTGGTCGACGCCTCGGTGAATCTGATGATGGGCAATGCCACGATTGCATATGACGCGTCGGCGACGTCGCCGGACTTGCTGGTCGAGCGGATTCGCGCGACCGGTTATGGAGCAGAGTTGCCGACAATGGATCGCACGGCATTCGAGGAACAGGCCGCGCGCGACGCGGCAACCGCGGAGGAGTTCCGGGAGCTGCGCGCAAAGGCGTGGGCGAGTGGGATCGCGGGTCTGCTGGCGATGCTGCTCAGCATGCCGTTGATGGGAATCATGAGCGCGGATCACCACGGGCCGGTGGCTGACCCGTTCATGCGGTGGGCAATGGAATCCATGACGCCGACGCTGCAAAGCGCGCTGCCGTGGCTCTACGCCATCCCGGCCTCGGTACTCTCGTGGGGACTGCTGCTGGTGACGTTCGGTGTCATGGCGTGGGCCGGCCGGCACTTCTACACGCGGGCCTGGGCCGCCTTCCGGCACCACTCCGCCGACATGAACACGCTCGTCGCCGTGGGCACGGGCGCCGCGTTCGTGTACTCGGTGGTCGCGACCGTCGCACCGGGCTTCTTCGTGCGCAACGGGGTGACACCCGACGTGTACTACGAGGCGGTGATCATCATCATTGCGCTCATCCTCACCGGCAACGCCTTCGAGGCGCGCGCCAAGCGGGAGACCTCGACCGCGCTCCGTGCGCTCGCGAACCTGCAGCCGAAGACGGCGCGTGTCCTACGCGGTGAGGCGGAAGAGGACGTTCCGGTCGAGAGTGTGCGCGCCGACGACATGATCCTCGTGCGCCCCGGCGAGCGCGTCCCGGTGGATGGGGAGCTCACCAGCGGCGAGAGCGCGGTCGACGAGAGCATGCTGACCGGCGAGTCGCTGCCCGTCACGAAGCGGATCGGCGACCGCGTGATCGGCGGGACGATCAACCGCACGGGCGCGTTCCGGTACCGCGCCACCACGCTCGGCGAGACGAGTGTCCTCGCGCAAATTGTGAGACTGATGCGCGATGCGCAGGGATCCCGCGCCCCCATCCAGCGTCTCGCCGACCGCATCAGCGCGATCTTCGTTCCGGTCGTGGTCTCCATCGCCGTCGCCACGTTCGCCGCCTGGTTCGTGGCGGTGCACACGACGGGTGGTGGCACCGGCGAAGCGGCCGTCCGCGCGTTCGCGGCGGCTGTCGCGGTGCTCATTATCGCCTGCCCCTGTGCGATGGGCCTTGCCGTCCCGACAGCCGTCATGGTCTCGACGGGCAAGGGGGCGGAGCTCGGGGTGCTGATCAAGGGCGGCGAAGCGTTGCAGCGTGCGGGCGACATCACGACCGTGGTGCTCGACAAGACCGGCACGGTGACCGAGGGGCGGCCGGCGGTCACCGACGTCGAGGTGGTGCGTGACAGCACGCTCGCGAGTGAAGAGATGCTCGCGCTGGTAGCGTCGCTCGAGACCATGAGCGAGCACCCACTGGCCGATGCGCTGGTGCGCCACGCCCGCGAACGGGGGCTCCCGGTCGACACACCCGAGGCGTTCGAGTCGCACACGGGCCGCGGCGCCACCGGGGTGGTGCGGGGACGTGCGCTGGCCGTGGGCAATGAAGCACTGATGCAGGACTACGCCGTCGACATCGCGCCGCTTCGCTCGACAGGTCATCGCCTCGGTGACGAAGGCAAGACGGCGATGTATGTCGCCATCGACGGTGCGCTTGCCGGTGTCGTTGCCGTGGCGGATCCGATCCGCGCGACGTCACGCGCGGCGATCCAGCGGTTGCAGCGCCTCGGACTCGATGTCGTGATGCTGACTGGCGACAACCAGCGCACGGCGGATGCAGTCGCGCGCGAGGCTGGCATCGCTCGCGTGGTCGCCGGAGTGCTGCCGGCGGGCAAGGTGACGGAGATCGAACGCCTGCAGGCCGACGGTCGCGTGGTCGCGATGGTGGGCGATGGCATCAACGACGCGCCGGCGCTGGCGAAGGCCGACATCGGCATCGCGATGGGCAGCGGCACCGACATCGCGGTCGAAGCCGCGGACGTGGCTTTGATGCGCGGCGATCTCGCGGGCGTCGTCGACGCGATCCGGCTGTCGCGGCGCACGATGCGCACGATGAAGCAGAACCTGTTCTGGGCGTTCGCCTACAACGTCGTCGGCATCCCTGTCGCGGCCGGCCTGCTGTTCCCGGTCACCGGACTGTTGTTGAGCCCTATCCTTGCCAGCGCCGCGATGGCGTTCAGCAGCGTCAGCGTGGTCATGAACAGCCTGCGGCTTCGCCGGTTTCGCGCGGCCACGGCGTAG
- a CDS encoding cytochrome c3 family protein encodes MSRRRLLILAAMSAVLATGALALYDGQQADVALLQRQVSPGRLSAAHASLERNCAACHTPAKSAEGAKCIGCHVGNTALLQRQSTAFHATVGTCRGCHVEHQGLAVRPVTMTHAGLADIGLKSARQDADNETNRRLLAWMRQHDGSRTRTAAHPRVTTREAALDCASCHGTKDRHQSLFGRDCASCHATAAWTIPEFKHPSASSVNCVQCHQAPPSHSMMHFDMVSRNVARRPDARVDQCYQCHQTTSWNDIRGLGWYKHH; translated from the coding sequence ATGTCACGTCGACGCCTCCTGATCCTCGCGGCCATGAGCGCCGTGCTCGCGACGGGTGCACTCGCGCTGTACGACGGGCAACAGGCCGACGTGGCGCTCCTGCAGCGGCAGGTGAGTCCCGGCCGGCTGTCCGCCGCGCATGCGTCGCTGGAGAGAAACTGTGCTGCATGCCACACGCCGGCGAAAAGCGCGGAGGGCGCGAAGTGCATCGGATGTCATGTGGGCAATACGGCGCTGTTGCAGCGGCAGTCAACCGCCTTTCATGCAACCGTCGGCACGTGTCGCGGATGCCACGTCGAGCATCAGGGCCTGGCCGTGCGTCCCGTCACGATGACGCATGCGGGACTGGCCGACATCGGCCTGAAGTCGGCACGGCAGGATGCGGACAACGAGACGAATCGTCGACTACTGGCCTGGATGCGGCAGCACGACGGATCGCGCACGCGAACCGCGGCACATCCACGGGTCACCACCAGGGAGGCGGCCCTCGACTGCGCATCCTGTCACGGCACCAAGGACCGGCATCAATCGTTGTTCGGACGGGACTGCGCGTCCTGTCATGCCACCGCCGCGTGGACGATCCCGGAGTTCAAGCACCCGTCGGCGAGCTCGGTCAACTGTGTGCAATGTCATCAGGCGCCGCCGAGTCACTCGATGATGCATTTCGACATGGTATCAAGGAACGTTGCACGCCGGCCGGATGCGCGCGTCGACCAGTGCTATCAATGTCACCAGACCACGTCGTGGAACGACATTCGAGGTCTCGGCTGGTACAAGCACCACTGA
- a CDS encoding twin-arginine translocation signal domain-containing protein — protein sequence MTALRSLLTRRQLLQDAAAMGAWSVLGPAAVSGQPRTAIARTRAAGASGAGGIDLVIDAACHEWTRTKSRQFIGTD from the coding sequence ATGACGGCGCTTCGGTCGCTGCTGACGCGTCGCCAGCTGTTGCAGGACGCGGCTGCCATGGGTGCGTGGTCGGTGCTCGGCCCGGCAGCCGTCTCTGGACAGCCTCGAACGGCTATCGCCCGCACGCGTGCGGCCGGCGCGTCCGGTGCCGGTGGCATCGATCTGGTGATCGATGCTGCATGTCACGAATGGACCCGCACGAAGTCGCGTCAATTCATTGGCACGGATTGA
- a CDS encoding heavy-metal-associated domain-containing protein, whose translation MSGSIDSRNAGAHSAPGTSPAAPAVAATRGTESSHPLELTIAGMTCGHCIGAVRDALEGLPGVEVDQVRIGRASVSFEPGAVSPAAVIEAIRDAGYQASFASDTGSAVGVQQKASLPQASTGGSCCSSH comes from the coding sequence ATGTCTGGCTCGATCGATTCACGCAACGCTGGAGCACACAGCGCCCCTGGGACCTCGCCTGCTGCGCCAGCCGTTGCAGCTACGCGCGGCACGGAGTCATCGCACCCCCTGGAGCTCACGATCGCAGGCATGACATGCGGCCACTGCATTGGCGCGGTGCGCGACGCGCTGGAGGGCCTCCCGGGTGTCGAGGTCGATCAGGTGCGCATCGGTCGGGCGTCTGTGTCGTTCGAGCCAGGAGCGGTGAGCCCCGCGGCAGTGATCGAAGCCATCCGCGACGCGGGCTACCAGGCGAGCTTCGCGTCCGACACGGGATCCGCTGTCGGAGTGCAGCAGAAAGCCAGCCTCCCGCAAGCATCGACGGGCGGCAGCTGCTGCTCGTCGCACTGA
- a CDS encoding heavy metal translocating P-type ATPase, with translation MPARHGRPQGTGTHAGHAGHAGHAGHAGHDVTDHAAHDKHAGHSVAMFRSKFWLSLLLTLPTLVWGHMLQRAFRYSAPDVPGAPWIPAVFGTAVFVYGGWPFLAGAIGEIRNRLPGMMTLIALAITVAFAFSAAVALGFPGMPLWEELATLVTIMLLGHWLEMRSISQAQGALGELAKLLPSTAVRVRGAGAQEQIDEIPVTELRDGDVVLVRPGANIPADGVVRAGRSTVNEALLTGESAPVEKQEGTKVIAGAINGAGSLRVEVTGTGERTALAGIMRLVAQAQASRSRAQMLADRAAFWLTWIAIGAGAVTFVAWLAAGATMATAVERLVTVLVISCPHALGLAVPLVLAISTTLGAQSGLLVRDRRGLEEARNLTTVVFDKTGTLTLGEHRVVAMRTEEGLSEDEALRLAAAVERDAEHPVARAIVKSAAERKLAVPAATQFEAIPGRGVRAVVEGRQFAEGGPNLLAGMGVTLGADISRFADETTAAGRGVIYLVESGRTIAAFAVADAVRPESADAVKRLHDAGIEVVMMTGDAQAVADAVARELGIDAVLAQVLPDQKASHIERLQREGKRVAMVGDGVNDAPALVTADVGIAIGAGTDVAVEAGDVVLVRSDPRDVPRIVNLSRASYRKMVQNLWWAAGYNIVAIPLAAGVLAPWGIVLTPAVGAVLMSLSTIIVAVNAQLLRRVRL, from the coding sequence ATGCCAGCGCGCCACGGACGGCCGCAGGGCACGGGCACGCACGCCGGGCACGCCGGGCACGCCGGGCACGCCGGGCACGCCGGGCACGACGTCACCGACCACGCCGCGCACGACAAGCACGCCGGCCACTCGGTCGCGATGTTCCGCAGCAAGTTCTGGCTCTCGCTCCTGCTGACACTGCCGACGCTCGTCTGGGGCCACATGCTCCAGCGAGCCTTCCGCTACTCCGCGCCGGACGTTCCCGGTGCACCGTGGATCCCCGCCGTGTTCGGCACTGCAGTCTTCGTCTACGGCGGCTGGCCGTTCCTCGCCGGCGCCATCGGCGAGATCCGCAACCGCCTGCCCGGCATGATGACGCTCATCGCGCTCGCGATCACGGTGGCGTTCGCGTTCAGCGCGGCCGTGGCGCTCGGCTTCCCCGGCATGCCGCTCTGGGAGGAGCTCGCGACGCTCGTCACCATCATGCTGCTCGGCCACTGGCTCGAGATGCGGTCGATCTCGCAGGCACAGGGAGCGCTTGGCGAACTGGCGAAGCTTCTCCCGTCGACGGCCGTGCGGGTGCGCGGAGCAGGAGCGCAGGAACAGATCGACGAGATCCCCGTGACGGAGCTGCGCGACGGTGACGTCGTGCTCGTGCGTCCCGGCGCGAACATCCCTGCCGATGGTGTCGTGCGCGCGGGGCGCAGCACGGTGAACGAGGCGCTGCTCACCGGCGAGTCGGCGCCCGTCGAGAAGCAGGAGGGCACGAAGGTCATCGCCGGCGCGATCAACGGGGCGGGCTCGCTGCGCGTGGAGGTCACCGGCACGGGGGAACGCACCGCGCTCGCCGGCATCATGCGCCTCGTCGCGCAGGCGCAGGCCTCACGCTCTCGCGCGCAGATGCTCGCCGATCGCGCCGCATTCTGGCTGACGTGGATCGCGATCGGCGCGGGCGCAGTCACGTTCGTGGCGTGGCTCGCCGCGGGCGCGACGATGGCGACCGCGGTCGAGCGTCTCGTGACCGTGCTCGTGATCAGCTGTCCGCACGCGCTCGGACTCGCGGTGCCGCTCGTGCTCGCGATCTCCACCACGCTTGGCGCGCAGAGCGGACTGCTGGTGCGCGATCGCCGCGGCCTGGAGGAGGCACGCAATCTCACCACGGTCGTCTTCGACAAGACGGGGACGCTCACGCTGGGAGAACATCGCGTGGTGGCGATGCGCACGGAGGAGGGCCTGAGCGAGGACGAGGCGCTGCGGCTCGCCGCGGCGGTGGAGCGCGACGCCGAGCATCCCGTCGCGCGCGCGATCGTGAAGAGCGCTGCGGAACGCAAGCTCGCCGTACCGGCGGCAACGCAATTCGAGGCGATTCCCGGACGCGGCGTGCGGGCGGTGGTGGAAGGGCGCCAATTCGCCGAGGGAGGTCCCAACCTGCTTGCCGGCATGGGGGTCACACTGGGCGCCGACATCTCGCGATTCGCCGATGAGACGACCGCGGCCGGTCGAGGCGTGATCTACCTCGTCGAGTCGGGACGCACCATCGCCGCCTTCGCCGTCGCCGATGCGGTGCGCCCGGAATCGGCGGACGCGGTGAAGCGATTGCATGATGCGGGCATCGAGGTCGTGATGATGACTGGCGACGCGCAGGCCGTCGCCGATGCCGTCGCGCGCGAGCTGGGCATCGACGCGGTGCTGGCGCAGGTGCTCCCCGATCAGAAGGCGTCGCACATCGAGCGGCTGCAACGCGAGGGCAAGCGCGTGGCGATGGTGGGCGACGGTGTCAACGACGCGCCTGCACTCGTCACCGCGGACGTCGGCATCGCGATCGGCGCCGGCACCGACGTCGCCGTCGAGGCGGGGGACGTGGTGCTCGTGCGCAGCGACCCGCGCGACGTTCCGCGCATCGTCAACCTCTCGCGCGCGAGCTATCGCAAGATGGTGCAGAACCTCTGGTGGGCGGCGGGCTACAACATCGTCGCCATTCCGCTCGCCGCGGGCGTGCTTGCGCCGTGGGGCATCGTGCTCACGCCGGCCGTGGGTGCGGTGCTCATGTCGCTGAGCACGATCATCGTCGCGGTGAACGCGCAGCTCCTGCGACGGGTGAGGCTATAG
- a CDS encoding 2Fe-2S iron-sulfur cluster-binding protein, which translates to MRVAAAMLLVLSAFATARGQVAKDHEKHHPAAAPGSTPPPAQAAPGVASTPSMTDSVSQDSASRAAAGRMGEGMCGMMGGEHCGTGGGLAKALYPSMMQVPELTRENRQEFERIAGQYMLSGSTIMMEAFGMLNAAALRSDAVAMQDASAQVREGLAQFESGVSLRRAMAEGRSPQDVALGWFRREMNLTAMAEGPPPHGLFGLSWFHYAAMFILAAFAITMIALNGARMRRADALVARLVGETAAPPLMAEGLASPPPAMREPAPDSLAVTTPTVSSAQQKQNAWTGLLRVVRIFRETPTVKSFRLAHPTDSTLPFTFLPGQFLTVTVTPGDQPVKRSYTIASSPTLHEACEITVKRDEHGAVSRFLHDRVKEGDTVQVTAASGRFTMSGTEASSIVMIAGGVGVTPMMSIVRYLTARSWSGDMFLFYAVNGEVDVIYREELEYLQRRYPNLHVVIVAERVESSSWPHRTGRITRALLEEHVPELRSRRIHICGPPPMMDAVKAILADVGVPAEQIRTEVFIGKEKPATPPEATLAADVKVAVVTFAKSRKTAMMSPTKSLLEASEDVGVDIDFSCRVGTCGVCKTRLLSGVVTQEVQDALEPADVAAGIVLACQAMATTDITVDA; encoded by the coding sequence ATGCGCGTTGCCGCCGCGATGCTTCTGGTGCTGTCCGCGTTCGCCACGGCACGCGGACAGGTGGCGAAGGACCACGAGAAGCATCACCCGGCGGCAGCGCCCGGGTCGACGCCACCGCCCGCACAAGCGGCGCCGGGTGTCGCGTCGACACCGAGCATGACGGACTCGGTGTCGCAGGACAGCGCCTCTCGCGCAGCGGCCGGCCGCATGGGTGAAGGCATGTGCGGCATGATGGGAGGAGAGCACTGCGGTACGGGGGGTGGGCTCGCGAAGGCGCTCTACCCCTCCATGATGCAGGTGCCTGAGCTCACGCGGGAAAACCGGCAGGAGTTCGAGCGGATCGCCGGGCAGTACATGCTCTCAGGCAGCACGATCATGATGGAGGCGTTCGGTATGCTGAATGCAGCCGCCCTGCGCTCCGATGCAGTGGCCATGCAGGACGCAAGTGCGCAGGTGCGCGAGGGCCTTGCACAATTCGAGAGCGGCGTGAGCCTGCGGCGCGCCATGGCCGAAGGACGTTCTCCGCAGGACGTGGCGCTGGGCTGGTTCCGCCGCGAGATGAACCTCACGGCGATGGCCGAGGGGCCGCCGCCACACGGACTGTTCGGACTATCGTGGTTCCACTATGCCGCCATGTTCATTCTGGCAGCCTTCGCGATCACGATGATTGCGCTGAACGGTGCCAGGATGCGTCGCGCCGACGCATTGGTCGCGCGTCTCGTCGGGGAAACGGCTGCTCCGCCCCTAATGGCTGAGGGGTTGGCTTCGCCGCCACCGGCGATGCGGGAACCGGCACCCGACTCGCTGGCAGTGACCACGCCCACGGTGTCGTCGGCGCAGCAGAAGCAGAATGCCTGGACGGGTCTCCTGCGTGTCGTGCGCATTTTTCGCGAGACACCCACAGTCAAGAGCTTTCGGCTCGCGCATCCCACCGACAGCACACTGCCGTTCACGTTCCTGCCCGGTCAGTTCCTGACGGTCACCGTCACGCCCGGCGACCAGCCGGTGAAGCGCTCCTACACGATCGCGTCGTCGCCGACGCTGCACGAGGCATGTGAGATCACGGTCAAACGGGACGAGCACGGTGCCGTGTCACGGTTCCTGCACGACCGGGTCAAGGAGGGCGACACGGTGCAGGTCACCGCGGCATCGGGCCGGTTCACCATGTCCGGCACTGAAGCGAGCAGCATCGTGATGATCGCCGGAGGCGTTGGCGTCACGCCGATGATGAGCATCGTGCGATACCTGACGGCGCGGTCGTGGTCCGGTGACATGTTCTTGTTCTACGCCGTCAACGGCGAAGTCGACGTGATCTATCGCGAGGAACTGGAGTATCTCCAGCGGCGCTATCCCAACCTGCACGTGGTCATCGTCGCCGAGCGCGTCGAGTCGTCGTCGTGGCCGCACCGGACCGGACGCATCACGCGGGCGCTGCTCGAGGAGCACGTGCCGGAGCTGCGGAGTCGTCGCATTCACATCTGTGGGCCACCACCCATGATGGATGCGGTCAAGGCAATTCTCGCGGACGTGGGTGTGCCGGCGGAGCAGATCCGCACCGAGGTCTTCATCGGCAAGGAGAAGCCCGCAACTCCTCCTGAAGCGACTCTCGCGGCCGACGTGAAGGTCGCAGTGGTGACGTTCGCCAAGTCACGCAAGACCGCCATGATGTCGCCGACGAAGTCGCTGCTCGAGGCGTCGGAAGACGTGGGCGTCGACATCGACTTCTCGTGCCGGGTGGGCACCTGCGGCGTGTGCAAGACCAGGCTGCTGTCGGGTGTCGTCACGCAGGAGGTGCAGGACGCGCTCGAGCCCGCGGATGTCGCCGCTGGCATCGTGCTGGCCTGTCAGGCCATGGCGACCACCGACATCACCGTCGATGCTTGA
- a CDS encoding Spy/CpxP family protein refolding chaperone: MHSINAFPVRRLVPMVALMAAAAVVTVPPFTVAAQASSQDQQVAKQLADLRAEVARLKAALAKQQSMPSTGAPTGAMQPGMKRMDDMGEMGGMGAKPAGAMPMGDKAKKPMGGMMDDMMGAGAMSGGMGRMDMHKGEMGMPPDSMKMMDDDKMSSMKPKAGAMPPAKTKAAAGSTMPGMTMPSAPTTGSTSAAATTPRSMSSMPGVPGTSHVYHVGSTGFFLDQPQIGLTSDQKTALAKIKERAMVDRANAERRIAQAEQDLWTLTGADQPDAPKVQAKAREIEELRATQRLAFIEAVGEATKLLTAEQRSKLLGVGNPSAK; encoded by the coding sequence ATGCATTCGATCAACGCATTCCCGGTCCGCCGACTCGTACCCATGGTGGCCTTGATGGCCGCTGCGGCCGTCGTGACGGTGCCGCCATTCACGGTCGCCGCGCAAGCGTCCAGTCAGGACCAGCAGGTTGCCAAGCAACTCGCCGACCTTCGCGCAGAGGTCGCGAGGCTGAAGGCCGCATTGGCGAAGCAGCAGTCCATGCCGTCGACGGGTGCGCCCACCGGCGCGATGCAGCCAGGCATGAAGCGGATGGACGACATGGGTGAGATGGGCGGGATGGGTGCCAAGCCCGCAGGTGCGATGCCCATGGGCGACAAGGCGAAGAAGCCGATGGGCGGAATGATGGACGACATGATGGGAGCGGGCGCGATGTCCGGAGGCATGGGCAGGATGGACATGCACAAGGGCGAAATGGGAATGCCGCCGGACAGCATGAAGATGATGGACGACGACAAGATGTCGTCGATGAAGCCGAAGGCTGGTGCGATGCCTCCAGCAAAAACCAAGGCAGCGGCCGGCAGCACCATGCCGGGTATGACCATGCCTTCGGCTCCGACCACGGGCAGCACGTCAGCGGCGGCCACGACGCCGCGCTCGATGTCGTCGATGCCCGGCGTTCCGGGCACATCGCACGTGTATCACGTCGGGTCCACGGGATTCTTTCTCGATCAGCCGCAGATTGGACTGACCAGCGACCAGAAGACCGCGCTTGCGAAGATCAAGGAGCGAGCGATGGTCGATCGTGCGAATGCAGAACGACGCATCGCACAGGCCGAGCAGGATCTCTGGACGCTGACGGGTGCCGATCAGCCGGATGCGCCAAAGGTGCAGGCGAAGGCGCGAGAGATAGAAGAATTGCGCGCAACACAGCGACTCGCGTTCATCGAGGCGGTTGGCGAAGCGACGAAGCTTCTGACCGCCGAGCAGCGCAGCAAGCTGCTCGGTGTCGGGAACCCATCGGCAAAGTAG
- a CDS encoding c-type cytochrome, with protein MAIKSTQRLMVAIAIAIVSLPRSAAAQAPPSDGKALYLKNCRQCHGAVGVPSATNKAKYPKIRDLTDATFMATLSVDSLVHVIRHGKGKDMRPFEGKLKDAEILAIAQYVRTLPASKAARTED; from the coding sequence ATGGCCATCAAGTCGACGCAACGTCTCATGGTGGCGATCGCGATCGCCATCGTTTCGCTCCCACGTTCGGCGGCCGCGCAGGCGCCGCCGTCCGACGGCAAGGCACTGTACCTCAAGAACTGCCGGCAGTGTCACGGGGCCGTCGGCGTCCCCTCGGCGACCAACAAGGCCAAGTATCCGAAGATCCGGGACCTGACGGATGCCACGTTCATGGCAACGCTGAGCGTGGACTCGCTGGTGCACGTGATCCGTCATGGCAAGGGGAAGGACATGCGCCCCTTCGAGGGCAAGCTGAAGGACGCCGAGATTCTCGCGATCGCGCAGTACGTGCGTACGCTGCCGGCGAGCAAGGCCGCGAGGACCGAGGACTGA
- a CDS encoding cupredoxin domain-containing protein — translation MPFSLGGIDWFVIAAAGATIVWVNWYFFAAERAPATATAGPTSGAQEVTIAVHGGYTPSTIRVRAGSPVRLLFDRQETSSCSEEVVFGDFGIRTYLPAHETTAVTVTPPKPGVYEFTCGMSMLRGKLVAE, via the coding sequence ATGCCCTTCTCACTCGGTGGCATCGACTGGTTCGTGATCGCCGCGGCTGGCGCCACGATCGTGTGGGTGAACTGGTACTTCTTCGCGGCAGAGCGCGCACCGGCGACGGCAACCGCTGGCCCCACGAGTGGCGCGCAGGAGGTCACCATCGCCGTGCACGGCGGCTACACCCCGTCGACCATTCGCGTGAGGGCCGGCTCCCCCGTGCGCCTGCTGTTCGACCGCCAGGAGACGTCGAGCTGCTCGGAGGAAGTCGTGTTCGGCGACTTCGGCATCCGCACGTATCTCCCAGCGCATGAGACCACCGCCGTCACCGTCACTCCGCCCAAGCCTGGCGTCTACGAGTTCACCTGCGGGATGAGCATGCTGCGCGGCAAGCTCGTCGCCGAGTAG
- a CDS encoding zinc-dependent alcohol dehydrogenase family protein, with protein MMALVYRGPAKREWVAMPRPAIQDPGDAVVRITTTTICGTDLHIMKGDVPSVMPGRILGHEGIGVIEAVGSAVSTFKVGDRVLIACVSACGVCDLCRRGMYSHCRKGGWILGNTIDGTQAEYVRTPHAETSLHHLPDDADEEAFVMLSDILPTGFECGVLNGKVQPGDRVAIIGAGPVGLAALLAAQFYSPAEIIMIDLDANRLRVAGTLGATTQISSADGTAIEQVMKLTNDAGVDVAIEAVGVSATFDICQAILAPGGRLANIGVHGKPVQLHLEKLWDRNIAITTRLVDTAAIPMLLKLVQSGKLQPAQLVTHRFALDDIMTAYDTFADASKEKALKVILTNPGQ; from the coding sequence ATGATGGCCCTCGTCTACCGCGGGCCCGCGAAACGCGAATGGGTTGCAATGCCGCGTCCCGCGATTCAGGATCCTGGCGATGCAGTGGTCCGCATCACGACGACCACGATATGCGGGACCGATCTGCACATCATGAAGGGTGACGTGCCGAGCGTGATGCCCGGTCGTATCCTCGGGCATGAAGGCATCGGAGTCATCGAGGCCGTGGGGTCCGCCGTGTCGACGTTCAAGGTCGGGGATCGCGTGCTCATCGCATGCGTGAGCGCGTGCGGGGTCTGCGACTTGTGCCGGCGGGGCATGTACTCGCACTGCCGGAAGGGCGGATGGATACTCGGCAACACGATCGACGGGACACAGGCCGAGTACGTGCGCACTCCGCACGCCGAAACGAGCCTCCACCATCTTCCGGACGATGCAGACGAAGAAGCCTTCGTGATGTTGAGTGACATCCTTCCGACCGGGTTCGAGTGCGGCGTGCTGAACGGGAAGGTGCAGCCGGGAGACAGGGTCGCGATCATCGGAGCTGGCCCGGTCGGTCTGGCGGCCCTGCTGGCCGCGCAGTTCTACTCGCCCGCGGAGATCATCATGATCGACCTCGACGCGAACCGCCTCCGTGTTGCCGGCACATTGGGTGCCACCACGCAGATCAGCAGTGCCGACGGCACGGCGATCGAGCAGGTGATGAAGCTGACCAATGACGCGGGAGTGGACGTCGCCATCGAGGCGGTGGGAGTCTCCGCGACCTTCGACATCTGCCAGGCGATCCTGGCGCCTGGGGGCCGCCTCGCGAACATCGGAGTGCACGGAAAGCCGGTGCAGCTGCATCTCGAAAAGCTCTGGGATCGCAACATCGCGATCACCACGCGACTCGTCGATACGGCGGCGATACCGATGCTGCTGAAACTGGTGCAGTCCGGCAAGCTGCAGCCGGCACAGCTGGTCACGCATCGCTTCGCGCTCGATGACATCATGACGGCGTACGACACCTTCGCCGACGCGTCCAAGGAGAAGGCGTTGAAGGTGATCCTGACGAACCCGGGCCAGTAG